In Phormidium yuhuli AB48, one genomic interval encodes:
- a CDS encoding element excision factor XisH family protein, producing the protein MLIVAEDPDRILYLAIPHLVYNSFFQLEFPALMLQENSVKIIFYDIELERVIIWKE; encoded by the coding sequence TTGCTTATCGTGGCTGAAGACCCCGATCGCATTCTGTATCTTGCCATCCCCCATCTAGTCTATAACAGCTTCTTTCAATTGGAATTTCCGGCTTTAATGCTGCAAGAAAACTCTGTAAAAATTATTTTTTACGACATTGAATTGGAGCGAGTTATTATATGGAAGGAGTAA
- a CDS encoding XisI protein, with amino-acid sequence MEGVTGQVKTYQQIVQHLLMGYAESKPAYGEIEVETIFDTQRDHYQIVHLGWQHQRWVHHCVIHLDIRDEKIWIFYNSTEHDIAADLVNLGVPQQDIVLGFYPPFMREMSDYAVD; translated from the coding sequence ATGGAAGGAGTAACGGGTCAAGTAAAAACGTATCAACAAATCGTCCAGCACTTGTTGATGGGTTATGCCGAAAGTAAACCCGCTTATGGCGAAATTGAGGTAGAGACGATTTTTGATACCCAGCGCGACCACTATCAAATTGTACATCTGGGTTGGCAACATCAGCGTTGGGTTCATCATTGTGTGATCCATCTTGATATTCGCGATGAAAAAATTTGGATTTTTTACAATTCAACGGAGCATGATATTGCAGCAGATTTAGTCAATTTGGGTGTTCCACAACAAGATATTGTGCTAGGTTTTTACCCTCCTTTCATGCGAGAAATGAGTGATTACGCAGTGGACTAA
- a CDS encoding AMP-binding protein, translated as MHLLQTRAQQQPNPLAYTFLKNGKTPTSQLTYRQLDQKAKAIAAYLQTHLSPGSRVLLVYHQSLDAIAALFGCLYAGVIAIPAPDTTPLQRTLPRLEAIAT; from the coding sequence ATTCACCTCCTACAAACTCGCGCCCAGCAACAGCCCAACCCACTCGCCTATACGTTCCTCAAAAACGGCAAAACCCCCACCAGCCAACTCACTTACCGCCAACTCGACCAAAAAGCCAAAGCGATCGCCGCCTACCTACAAACTCACCTCTCACCGGGGTCTAGAGTGCTCCTAGTTTATCACCAAAGCCTTGATGCGATCGCCGCCCTGTTTGGTTGTCTTTACGCCGGAGTCATCGCCATTCCCGCCCCAGACACCACCCCACTCCAACGCACTTTACCCAGACTAGAAGCCATCGCCACCTGA